The proteins below come from a single Pseudomonas chlororaphis genomic window:
- a CDS encoding secretion system protein G gives MHSPDNRAVPLQRGFTLIEIMVVVVIIGVLGAIVVPQFMSRPDQAKATAARTDIQAIATALEMYRLDNFQYPSTQQGLEALSKRPGGTPAPRNWNPQGYLKSLPIDPWGTPYQYLSPGLRSLDGSYDLYSLGADGAPGGDGLAADIGNWTE, from the coding sequence ATGCACTCTCCAGACAACCGAGCGGTACCTCTTCAACGTGGCTTCACCCTGATTGAAATCATGGTGGTGGTGGTCATCATCGGCGTGCTCGGCGCCATCGTGGTGCCGCAGTTCATGAGCCGCCCCGACCAGGCCAAGGCCACGGCGGCGCGGACCGACATCCAGGCCATCGCCACGGCGCTGGAAATGTACCGGCTCGACAACTTCCAGTACCCCTCGACCCAACAGGGCCTCGAAGCGCTGAGCAAGCGTCCGGGAGGCACGCCCGCGCCGCGGAACTGGAACCCCCAGGGGTATCTGAAGAGCCTGCCGATCGATCCGTGGGGCACGCCTTACCAGTACCTCAGTCCGGGCCTCAGGTCGTTGGACGGCAGCTATGACCTGTATTCGCTGGGCGCCGATGGCGCACCGGGTGGCGATGGGCTGGCGGCCGACATCGGCAACTGGACCGAATGA
- a CDS encoding general secretion pathway protein GspE: protein MSDPQAVLPFGFARRFGVLLEGAGPTLSLVMRRDAALTAIAEVRRLCGRELPIQVLEPALFAVRLASVYRQGQSAAEQVAQGLDEELDLLSLADQVPQTTDLLEQQGDAPIIRLINALLSEAVREHASDVHLETFEQYLSVRMRIDGQLQEMLRPRRELASLLVSRIKVMARLDIAEKRVPQDGRIALRLAGHEVDVRVSTLPSAHGERVVLRLLDKQAGRLDVLRLGLPDDTLASLRQLLGKPHGIVLVTGPTGSGKTTSLYAALSSLNDQSRNILTVEDPIEYHLPGIGQMPVNPKVDMTFARGLRAILRQDPDVVMVGEIRDRETAEIAVQASLTGHLVLSTLHTNTAVGAVTRLVDMGVDAYLLASSLAGIVAQRLLRRLCPSCKVPYVADAATCQRLGLAATAAPRLFKARGCEQCQKGYRGRFGIYELVTVSSPFSQLIHQGATEQALASEARKTSRSLFQDGRQRVLEGLTSVDELLRVTQED from the coding sequence GTGAGTGACCCGCAGGCCGTGTTGCCCTTTGGTTTTGCCAGGCGCTTCGGCGTGCTGCTGGAAGGCGCGGGGCCGACCTTGAGCCTGGTGATGCGCCGCGATGCGGCGCTGACCGCGATTGCCGAAGTGCGACGCCTGTGTGGTCGGGAATTGCCGATCCAGGTGCTTGAGCCGGCACTGTTCGCGGTGCGCCTGGCCAGTGTCTACCGCCAGGGCCAGAGCGCCGCCGAGCAGGTTGCCCAAGGCCTGGACGAAGAACTGGACCTGCTCAGCCTGGCCGACCAGGTGCCACAGACCACCGACCTGCTGGAGCAACAGGGTGATGCGCCGATCATTCGGCTGATCAACGCCTTGCTCAGCGAGGCGGTTCGCGAGCACGCCTCGGACGTGCACCTGGAGACGTTCGAGCAATACCTGTCGGTGCGCATGCGCATCGACGGTCAGTTGCAGGAAATGCTGCGCCCGCGCCGGGAGCTGGCGAGCCTGCTGGTGTCGCGAATCAAGGTCATGGCCCGGTTGGACATCGCCGAGAAACGCGTGCCCCAGGACGGACGCATCGCCTTGCGCCTGGCCGGGCACGAAGTCGATGTGCGGGTCTCGACCCTGCCCTCGGCCCACGGCGAGCGCGTGGTGCTGCGCCTGCTCGACAAGCAGGCCGGACGCCTGGACGTGCTGCGCCTGGGCCTGCCCGACGACACCCTGGCGAGCCTGCGGCAATTGCTCGGCAAGCCCCATGGCATCGTGTTGGTCACCGGCCCCACCGGGTCGGGGAAAACCACCAGCCTGTACGCCGCGTTGAGCAGCCTCAACGACCAGAGCCGCAATATCCTCACCGTCGAAGACCCGATCGAATATCACCTGCCGGGCATCGGCCAGATGCCGGTCAACCCGAAGGTCGACATGACCTTCGCCCGTGGCTTGCGGGCGATCCTGCGCCAGGACCCGGACGTGGTGATGGTTGGCGAAATACGCGACCGCGAGACCGCCGAAATTGCCGTCCAGGCGTCCCTGACCGGGCACCTGGTGCTCTCCACGCTGCACACCAATACCGCCGTCGGTGCGGTCACGCGGCTGGTGGACATGGGGGTGGACGCCTACCTGCTGGCATCGTCCCTGGCCGGCATCGTCGCCCAGCGCTTGCTGCGCAGGTTATGCCCGTCCTGCAAGGTGCCCTACGTGGCCGATGCCGCCACCTGCCAGCGCCTGGGGCTGGCTGCAACGGCCGCGCCCCGGCTGTTCAAGGCCCGGGGCTGCGAGCAATGCCAGAAAGGCTATCGCGGCCGTTTCGGTATCTATGAGCTGGTGACGGTGAGCAGCCCGTTTTCGCAACTGATTCATCAGGGCGCCACCGAGCAAGCGCTGGCGAGCGAGGCGCGCAAGACCTCCCGCAGCTTGTTCCAGGACGGCCGCCAACGGGTCCTGGAAGGCCTGACCAGCGTCGATGAACTGTTGCGCGTCACCCAGGAGGATTAG
- a CDS encoding general secretion pathway protein GspH, translating into MRARYRGFTLLELMVVVVLIAIAAGMVSLAVGPNPAREARQQAGAFIRVVQQLRERAVLESEEYGLRIHKHGYQALRLDAQGWTAVATLQRLPQPLSLGLEQDGHAVVLDDTSGAPQLLMLSSDEISPFRLSVQVAGQRLSAVSSDGLSEPSIDE; encoded by the coding sequence ATGCGCGCCCGTTACCGGGGTTTTACCCTGCTGGAACTGATGGTGGTCGTCGTCCTGATCGCGATCGCGGCCGGCATGGTCAGCCTCGCCGTGGGCCCGAACCCGGCCAGGGAAGCGCGGCAGCAAGCCGGGGCGTTCATCCGGGTGGTGCAGCAGTTGCGCGAGCGGGCGGTGCTGGAGAGCGAGGAATATGGACTGCGCATCCACAAGCACGGTTATCAGGCGCTGCGCCTCGACGCCCAGGGCTGGACCGCGGTGGCGACCTTGCAACGCTTGCCGCAGCCACTGTCCCTTGGCCTGGAGCAGGACGGCCACGCCGTGGTCCTCGATGACACGTCGGGCGCGCCGCAGTTGCTGATGCTCAGCAGCGATGAAATCAGCCCGTTTCGCCTGTCTGTCCAGGTCGCCGGCCAGCGCTTGTCCGCGGTGTCGAGCGATGGCCTGTCGGAGCCCTCGATCGATGAGTAA
- a CDS encoding general secretion pathway protein GspF, with product MPTFDYRAEDAQGRRCKGRVEADSARQARQLLRERGLLPWELHEGGERRTLRSRYAGSRLSPAELALLTLQLSTLIQAGLPLEESLAAVAQQNQKRRVVQLLSAVRGRVMEGHALATALRAFPQAFPELFCATVAAGEQSGHLGQVLEQLASYTQARQASRQRIQLALVYPLILLLACVAIVAFLLGYVVPDVVKIFIDSGQPLPWLTQALIAVSDGLRRHGLWLFAALLGLVAVWRWSLRQPAWRLRWHRLLLRLPLLGEVLRAMEAARFASTLAILSKSAVPLVDALHIAAQVIGNLTIRARIADVARSVREGGTLTRGLERGGDIPPLMLHMIASGERAGELDSMLARAAEQQEASLAARIALVVSLFEPAMLVLMGGVVLLIVMAILLPILSLNQLVN from the coding sequence ATGCCGACCTTCGATTATCGGGCCGAAGATGCCCAGGGCCGACGCTGCAAGGGCCGAGTGGAGGCTGACAGCGCCCGTCAGGCCCGGCAGTTGTTGCGCGAACGCGGCTTGCTGCCCTGGGAACTGCACGAAGGCGGGGAACGGCGAACCTTGCGCAGCCGTTATGCCGGATCGCGCTTGAGCCCGGCCGAGCTGGCCTTGCTGACATTGCAACTGTCCACCTTGATTCAGGCCGGCCTGCCCCTTGAAGAATCGCTGGCGGCGGTGGCGCAACAGAACCAGAAACGTCGTGTTGTCCAACTGCTGTCGGCGGTGCGTGGCCGGGTGATGGAAGGGCATGCGCTGGCGACGGCCCTGCGGGCGTTTCCCCAGGCGTTTCCCGAGCTGTTCTGCGCCACGGTGGCGGCGGGCGAGCAGTCCGGTCATCTCGGCCAGGTGCTGGAGCAACTGGCGAGCTACACCCAGGCGCGCCAGGCGTCGCGCCAGCGCATTCAACTGGCGTTGGTGTACCCGCTGATCCTGCTGCTGGCCTGCGTCGCGATCGTCGCCTTCCTGCTGGGCTACGTGGTGCCGGACGTGGTGAAGATCTTCATCGACAGCGGCCAGCCGCTGCCCTGGCTGACCCAGGCGCTGATCGCCGTGAGCGATGGCTTGCGCCGCCACGGCCTGTGGCTGTTCGCGGCGTTGCTCGGGCTCGTGGCGGTGTGGCGCTGGAGCTTGCGTCAACCGGCGTGGCGCCTGCGCTGGCATCGGTTGCTGTTGCGGCTGCCGTTGTTGGGCGAGGTGTTGCGGGCGATGGAAGCGGCGCGGTTCGCCAGCACCCTGGCGATCCTCAGTAAGAGCGCGGTGCCCCTGGTTGACGCCTTGCACATTGCCGCGCAGGTCATCGGCAACCTGACGATTCGCGCGCGCATTGCCGACGTCGCCCGCTCGGTCCGCGAGGGTGGGACGCTGACCCGCGGCCTGGAACGCGGCGGCGATATCCCGCCGCTGATGCTGCACATGATCGCCAGCGGCGAGCGGGCCGGTGAGCTCGACAGCATGCTGGCCCGCGCCGCCGAGCAACAGGAAGCCAGCCTCGCGGCGCGGATTGCCCTGGTGGTGAGCCTTTTCGAACCGGCCATGTTGGTGTTGATGGGCGGCGTCGTGCTGCTGATCGTCATGGCCATCCTCCTGCCTATCTTGAGCCTCAACCAATTGGTGAATTGA